GTCCATTGCCTTTGAGATGAACTCTCTGCCGTTGTCCATGCAGATTACATCCGGTAGTCCCCGGGTGTGCTTCAATCCCTCGAGATGGTACAGACGGTGTACCCTTTTGTGGTTCACCTTCCATCTTTCAGACCTTAAGGGGCACATATATCCTCATGAAGCATGTGCTTATCCAGTGAGAGGTCTGTCACCATCTGTTTGAGCCTTCTGTTCTCCTCCTCAAGTTGCCGTAATCTTCTTAGCTCGTTTGTCCCCATCCGCCGCATTTCTTCTTCCACCGGTAAAACGTTGCCTGGTGATCCCCAGAGCATTGCGGAAGTGAGAGATTCATCAAACGGGTAAAGCGCTTCCATGACCTGAGGAGAACGGCAGTAAGAAACATGGTAGATGCTATGACTATTGAAAAACTCCATCGCGAAGCAGAAGAACAAATTTAACAGGCACAAAATGGGCGCAGCGATTCCGAAAATGTGATCTCTCTCCGGAGGTAATGGCTGTGAACTTTTGTTTATCAGGGATTTCAGGCTGTGCCGTTGTAATGCCTCAACGATCAAGGCCGTTCTAAAGGTATCTTTTGCGGAAGGTTGTAAACCAGGACAAAAAGAAATGCCGAGGAACGGAATTGAACCGCTGACACGGGGATTTTCAGTCCCCTGCTCTACCGACTGAGCTACCTCGGCAATCTGTTTATTTAAAACATAACTGCTCATGACATGTCAAGACATTCATACCGTATTATAGTCTTTACTCCTTCTGAAAGATTTTGACATTCTGCATCCCCTGTGTTAACACATTTGAGATGTCCCAGTCGCTGACAAAACCATTCAAAGGTATACTGTATAACAAAGAGAGGGTTAATGATATCGCTCTTTGCGTATGCCCTCCCTATGATGTCGTTACCAATATAAGGGCCTACTACGAGAGGGACGGTTTGAATGCCATCCGGCTGGAGTTGCCAATGTCAACCCCTTCCATGGACAAATATAATACTGCCAGGGAGACCATGGAAGAATGGATGAAGGACGGCATACTGCGCGAGGAAGACAAGGAAACGGTCTACGTTTATGAACAGGAATTCTCCATAGAGGATAAGGCCTATCTCAGAAGAGGATTCATAGCACTCCATAAACTTGACAAGGACCGGATACTCACACACGAAGAGACAAGAAAAAAGGCAAAGGCCGACAGGGAGCAATTGATAAACACCCTGAAAACCTTTACAAGTCTCATCTTCGGACTTTATGAAGACAGGGATAAGGAGATCGAAAACGTCCTCGTTTCCTCACAGAAAGAAAAGGTCTACGATTTTGTTGATGAACAGTCTATCAGAAACAGGTTTTACAGGATGAAGGGTGTGGAAGATATCAGGCACCTTACGTCAATAATGGATCGGAAAAAGATATACATAGCAGACGGGCACCACAGGCTGGACGTCTCCTACAGGCTCAATATACCCTATATACCGCTTTATCTGACCAACATGTATTCGCCAGGAATCGTCATCCTGCCTTATCACAGAATTATTCAGTTTGCAAAAAAGAAGAACCTCCGGAATGTGTTGAGTTCCATGGAAGGTTTCATTGAGATCAAGAAGCACGACTACACCGACAAAAACACACTGAGGGTCCTCTTCCCCATGATCAACGGATCAGTAAAACCGTCATTCCTGCTCTATTCCCGTGAAGACCCTGCACATATATATCAACTAACTGAAGTAGTGCCGGTCATCACAGACAAGGGTGTCCACGATGTATTGAAAAAATTGAGAGTCAACATACTCCACAACGATATCCTGAAAAAACTCATCGGGATCGACGATGAAGAGATCTCGTTCACGCAGGATCACTATGAATCCGTCGACCTTGTACAAAATGGGTCTGTCGACCTTGCTCTCTTCCTTCCTTCCACAACGGTTGATGAAGTAAAAAGCATAGCGGAAAACGGTCTTTACATGCCCCCGAAATCGACATTCTTCTATCCAAAGATACTTACAGGCCTCGTATTTTACAAATATGCATAATAAAAAACCGGGTTGCATTCAAAAATAGAGCGAGGCGACGAGGAGGAGGCGACGGAGACGTACATTTGGTACGTCGAGGAGATGACGACGAAGGTAACGAAGCTATATGAATGAAGGCAATTCGGTATGAAGACGTCCGACGACGAAACTTTAGACCTCCTCTGTGAAGAAAAACTAAAATTTATTCAGAAAAAAGACGGGTACAGGTTTTCCATGGATGCCATTCTTCTTGCGAATTTCGTCACTCTCAAAAAAAATGAAAGATTATTGGATATTGGGACCGGTTGTGGTATCATACCTATCTATATGACAAAAAAAGGTCGCAGTAATGAAATGGTGGGCGTGGAGATCCAGGAGCAGCTCTTTGACGCGGCGCTAAAAAATAAGGAAATAAACCATTGCGACAATGTCCTGTTTTTAATGGGAGACATCGGTTCCCTTGTCAGGGAGCTTAAAAGAAGACCCTTCCACGTTGTCCTGTCCAATCCACCATATACGAAAGCAAAAACCGGAAGAAAGAGTCCCGGGGATTCCCGCCGTATTGCCCGTTACGAGTCTTATCTTGATCTTACCGCTCTCCTTTCATCATCATCGGCTTTGCTTTTCAAGAAAGGCAGGCTCTATGTCATATACCC
This window of the Syntrophorhabdaceae bacterium genome carries:
- a CDS encoding methyltransferase is translated as MKTSDDETLDLLCEEKLKFIQKKDGYRFSMDAILLANFVTLKKNERLLDIGTGCGIIPIYMTKKGRSNEMVGVEIQEQLFDAALKNKEINHCDNVLFLMGDIGSLVRELKRRPFHVVLSNPPYTKAKTGRKSPGDSRRIARYESYLDLTALLSSSSALLFKKGRLYVIYPSKRLGEVIDSARSNQLEPKRIRFIHPKKNEPSNLFLAEFIKEGGVGMTIEPPLYIYENGHYTEEVKDYYLLRN
- a CDS encoding DUF1015 domain-containing protein — its product is MSQSLTKPFKGILYNKERVNDIALCVCPPYDVVTNIRAYYERDGLNAIRLELPMSTPSMDKYNTARETMEEWMKDGILREEDKETVYVYEQEFSIEDKAYLRRGFIALHKLDKDRILTHEETRKKAKADREQLINTLKTFTSLIFGLYEDRDKEIENVLVSSQKEKVYDFVDEQSIRNRFYRMKGVEDIRHLTSIMDRKKIYIADGHHRLDVSYRLNIPYIPLYLTNMYSPGIVILPYHRIIQFAKKKNLRNVLSSMEGFIEIKKHDYTDKNTLRVLFPMINGSVKPSFLLYSREDPAHIYQLTEVVPVITDKGVHDVLKKLRVNILHNDILKKLIGIDDEEISFTQDHYESVDLVQNGSVDLALFLPSTTVDEVKSIAENGLYMPPKSTFFYPKILTGLVFYKYA